The sequence TGCGTCCGATCGGGGCGCGGCGTGGCTAGGCTCGTCGCATGAAGGTGCGCATGCTCGTCGCCGGCTCGGTGGCCGCCGCAGGCCTGATCGCGGCGCCGATGGCGTCGGCTCAGGGGACCGTCACGCCGGAGGGCAAGGTGCCCAGCTACGTCGAGCTGGTGCTGAGCCAGCCGGCCGCCTCGTTCTCGACCTTCCGGTCGGCCAAGACGTACTCGACGTCGTTCACGGCCGCCGTCACGATCTCCGACCAGAAGGCCACGCTCTCGCTCGCCGACGGCGACGTCACCAAGGGCTCGAAGATCGGGCGCCTCGCCAACGGGTCCAAGCTGCTGCCCGAGCCGCTGGAGGCGCGGGTCGGCAAGTCCTCGGCGTTCGCGCCGCTCGCCTCCGCCATGGACCTTCCGCTCGCCCGCTTCACGACGGTCCAGGCGAACGCCGACGTCAAGGTCGACCTGCGCCAGCAAGTGGACAAGAAGACCTCCGGGAGCTACCGCAAGCTCCTGCTCGTCACGCTCTCATCCGACACGCCGTAGCGACGCATTGCCCTGCACTCTCGCGGGTATGGCAAGGCCATCAACCACGAGAAGGAGCACACCATGGGCGACGGTGCCGCAGACGATGCCAAGGGCCGCGCGAAGGAAGCCGCCGGTGCGCTGACGGGCGATGACGACCTCAAGCGCGAGGGCAAGGTCGACCAGGCGACCGGCACGGTGAAGGACAAGGTCGGCGACGCGAGCGACAAGCTCAAGGACGCCGTCAACCGCGACTGACGCTTGCGCTGCGCCGGGTGCCCCGGCTCCCGGCGCAGTCACACCCGCACCTCACGCTCGTCACACCAGGACTCGTTCGCGGGTCTATGGTCGGTAAGCCGTTGCCGGCCGGGGCGAGGGAAAGGGAGAGCGGGTACGAATCGTCAACCTTTGCCCAGCACGCCCGGCCGGCGGCCGAGTGTGGCGCTTGAACTGCTGTGACCCGTTGAGTAGACGCGCCACAGCGCGTCACGACTCGACTTCGACAACGTAGCCGATCACCCCGCGATCGGGCTGCGCGTTTCGTCCTGGACGCGACGTTCGGGCTGGAAACGCACACCCCTCACGTGTCCGCGCGAATACCCAGGACCCGGCAGTTCAAACCGGCGTGGCGCGTCGTGTTCCAGTGCGGACACTTTCAAGGTGAGACGTCGCTGAGCGGTTGACAGAACCCCGACCCGGGTGTTGGGTTCCGGCGGAGTCGCCGCGGGGGAGCCTGCGGCGGGCCCCAAGAAGAGAGCGGGTACGAGATGGTCGCTTCTACGGCGCGTCGGGTCGTTCGCTGGTGGCTGCCCGGATACGGGTCAGTCGACGAGAGTCCTTCCCGCGTTGCCGTGGTGGCTACCGGTTTGGTCGCCGCGTTGTGCGCGGCGGTCGCTGTAGGCCTCCCGCTCGGCTCGCTGCTCGGCGAGGCCGGCACAAGCTCCACCGCGGCCGACACGTCGGCACCGCCGTTGAGAGCATCCTCGGCGAGCGCCTTCGCGGATCTTGCTCCTTCGGCCGCGGTGACCGCGGTACAGGCGGACTTCGGAGCGGCCATGAGCGCACGGGCCACGACCGCGGCGCCGCTCGCGATCGGGCGTCCGGCGACCACCGAGGCCGGCGACGGGCGCGCGCTGCCGGTCGTCAAGAGCGCTCCGGCCACCTCGGCGGTCGCGACGGGCAAGGCGGCGCCGATCGACCTGCGCTGGCGCGGCGGCTCGCGGGGTGGCTTCGCGCTCGCCAACCCGCCGGCCGAGGTGCGCGTCGGAGCGACCGCAACGGACGGCGCCACGTTCGTCGGCACGGGCGTCGCCTTCGCACCGCATGGCGCCGCCGACGTCCGCGGCCGGCACGTCGACGCGACCGTCTTCTTCGCCAACGTGCAGCGCGACACGGACTACCTCGTCGCGCCGCGCGGCGGCGGCCTCGAGGCCATGTGGGCGCTGCGCAGCTCCGCGAGCCCGGAGCGGCTGGTGTTGGACTACCGGCTCGGCGCGGGGTCTTCGCTGCGCACTTCGCAGGACCCGGATCTCGCCGCGGTCGTCGTCCGCGGCGGCAAGACCGTCGCGATGACGAGCGCCGTGGTCGCGTTCGATGCGGACCGCCGGCCCGTGCCGGTCACGACCTCGGTCGTGGGGGACCGGCTGGTGGTCGAGGTCGACCACCGTGGCCGTGACCTGCGCTACCCGCTGCTGGTCGACCCGACGACGTACACCTGGGCGTCCGGGACGTCCAGCGAGCACTGGGCGTTCGCTTCGGTCGGCGAGTGGGGGTCCGGGCCCATCTCCACGACCCTCGAGATCGCCACGATCAATGAGACGGCGACCGGCGACTGGGCCGAGTGGACCTACACGGCTCCAGGGACCGGATACGTCATCTCGCTCGACGGTGGCGTCGTCTCGGACTACATGCTCCCCGGCGTGTCCGACAGCTCGGTCGGGCTGCGGCGCAGCAACGGTGTGTGGGCGGTGCCGCCGGTGCAGACAGACGGCATCTACGGGGAGTACGACGCGGTGCAGGTCTGCCTGGTCTCCTCCTGCGGCGAGCCGGCCGCGGGCGACTCCCCGACCAACGCGCTGAGCTACTTCTCCGGCACGCAGGCCGTCTTCCGCGTCGATCAGCAGCAGGACAACTCCGACACCCTCAACGACGGTTGGGAGACGGGCGACGCCACGCTCGTCCTCGACGACCCCGAAGTGCCGACGCTCTCGAACGTCATCACCGGCGCGTCCGGCACGGGCACGACGCGCACGGCGTCGGCGACCGTGACCGACCCCGGGTTGGGGCCGGTCAGGCTCGAGGTGCTCAAGGACAACGTCGTCGTCAGCACCGTCAACCGCTCGTGCGTGCCCGAGGCCGGCGCCTGCACGGGCACCTGGTCGCCGTCGATCAACTACAGCCTGAGCGGCACGTCCCAGGGCTCGACCGCGACGTTCGGGCTCCGGGCCTACGACGCCGCCGGCCACGTGTCGACGACCACGTCCTGGACGGTCAACACCGACACCGAGGCTCCGACCCTGACCCTCGGCGGTTCGGTCAACAACCCGGTGAGCGGCGGTTGGGACCTGGCCATCAGCGGCAACGACGGCTCCGGCAGCGGCGTCAAGCGCGTGCACATCAGCGTGGACGGCGTCGCCCAGACGCCGACGGTCGTGTCCTGCCCGAGCAGCTGCCCCCAGTTCTACTCGACGTCCTTCGTGCTGGATCGGCAGCTGTACTCGGAGGGCCTGCACGCGATCTCGGTGCGCCTCGAGGACGCGGTCGGCAACCTCTCGGCGCCGCAGACGCGGAACGTCTACCTGATCCACGAGGACGGCTTCGACCGCGCCCAGCTCGGCCTGGAGAACTACTTCGCGTACGAGAGCACGCCGACGGGCGCCGGCACCGCCGCGCACGTCAACGCCGCCAACGGCAACCTCGTCTGGCACTCGACGCCGATCGTCAACCCCGGTCGGGGCCTGTCGAGCGTGGTCAACCTGACCTACAACTCGCTCGACCGTGGCGGGTACGTCAACTCGCTGATCCGCGACGGCGGCACCGCGGTCGTGGGGCAGACGACCAACCAGAGCCGTTGGCTCGGTGGGCTGGCCTACGGCGAGGTCGGCGTCGGGTTCTCGCTGGGCATCTCCGGCCTGACGCGCCTGAACGAGCCGCTGCGCCGGATCTCCGGCGGGAGCCTGGACGAGCCGCAGCTGATCATGCTCACCGACGTCGACGGCACCGTGCACACCTTCAGCCGCGACGGCACGACGTCCCGCTACAACCCCCCGGCCGGCGTCGAGCTGGCGTTCCGCCTGCACTCGACGAGCGACCCCGCCCGCCGGTACGCGGCCACCCGCCCGGACGGCGTGACGTTCTACTTCGACACCGACGGCTACCAGACGTTCATCACGGATCGCAACGGCAACTCGATCCGCTTCGACTACGAGAAGTACTCCAAGGTCACGGGCAACGTCTCGGACTGCAACGGCAGCCCGTCCGCGAACCTGCTGTGCAGCAAGCGCGTGATCCGCGTGGTGGACGCGTACGGCGTCCAGCACGGCGGCGCCGAGGTCGACAAGCGCTCGATCAAGATCACCTACAAGTCCGGCCCGGTGCTCCCGATCGGCTCCCTCACGCCCGACGCCGTCGCGCTCACCGGCTCGGTCGGCGGGCGCCCGGACAAGATCGCGCGGATCGTCGACCACGCCGGCCGCGTGACCGACTTCGGCTACGACGGCAACGGCTACCTGACGACGCTCACCCAGGGCGAGGTGCTCAACCCGGGCGGCCCGTCGAACACCGACCACGTCCGCACCACCACCTTCACCTACGCGGGCAGCGGCGTGAACCGCCAGCTGGCGAGCGTGGTCGACCCCCGCGGCCACGACACGACGTTCAACTACGAGACCGCGGCCGCCCCGGGCCCGACCGGCGTCAAGAGCTTCGGCCAGCGCGCGCTCGGCGCGACCAACCGCCGCGACAACGCGACCACGTTCGCCTATGGCACCAACACCTTCACCGCGACCGCACCGGGCGCGGTGGACACCACGTACCTGACCGACTCGGTCGGCCGCGTCCAGGAGATCACGGACGAGCTGGGCACGCTCACCGAGCTCGACTGGTCCAACGACAACTACATGACGCGGTACAAGACCGCGGCCAACTTCTCCGCCCAGGCGGCTGAGACGGAGATCACCTACACCCGCCTCGGCGACCCGCTGACGATCACCGACCCGCTGGACCGCGTCACGACGCTCTCCTACCGCTTCGGCACGGAGGCGGGACCGACGAACGGCGGCCTCGACGACGGCACCCAGTACGTCACCGACCTCACGTCGATGCGCCGCCCGGCTCGCGGGAACATCGCGCTCTTCCCGGCGCCGACCGTGACGTTCGGCCTCGACAACGCCGGCAACGTCACCAGCCGCACCTACGCCGGCCTGGCCCCGGCCGAGACCAACTACGGCAGCTACGGCCTCGTCAACTGGGAAGAGGACGAGCACGACAACCGCACGAGCTACTCGAGCCACGACGCCAACGGCGATCCGACCGTCGTCGTCGATGCGCGCCAGAACGCGGGCGAGAGCGGCTACGACGGCACCTGGCGCTACAGCTACGACCCGGTGGGCAACCTCCTGGCGGTCACCGACCCGCGCGGCGGGACGTCGGCCACGCCGGGGGAGCCCTACACCACCTCCTTCGTCTATGACCCGTTCGACCGCGTCGTCGAGTCGTGGACGCCGAAGTGCACCGGTCCTCTCGCAACACCGCAGAACCCAGGAGGCTGCCAGTCCGAGCAGTGGATCCAGCGCTTGACGGAGTACGACCCCAACGGCAATCCCACGCAGAGCACGGACGGAGAAGACGAGCAGACCGACCGGGAGTTCTCGGCGATGGACGCCGTGACGGTCGAGCTGGCGCCGGCCGTCAACCACTACGGCGAGCAGGACCCGGCGCGCGAGAAGACGACGTACGACTACGACGCGCGAGAGAACATCACGCTGGTGACGTCGCCTGAGGGCAACCAGTCCGAGGGGGTCGCCGGCGACCACGCCACCGCCTACGAGTACGACCTCATCGACCGCCTCGTGGTCGAGCAGCGCCAGGAGCGCGGTAGCGCGACGAGCAACCTGATCACGTCGTACGCCTACGACCGGCGGGACAACGTCATCGGCGTGAGCGATCCGCTGTTGAACAAGAGCGGCGACCCGAAGGCGAACGCCGCGACGAGCAGCAAGCAGCGCTGGGCGTACGCCTACGACCTCGCCGACAACCGCGTCGACGCGACGGAGAACCCTGACGGCAGCGGCGGTGTCCCCGCGCTGCGTACGCACACGACGTACGACGCGAACGACAACGTCCAGACGATGGTGTCCCCGCGCGGGATGACGGTCAGTGGCCCGAACGCCAGCGCGGCGCTCTTCACGACGAGCTATGTGCACGACGTCCACGACGACGTGATCTCGATGACCCGCGGCGGCCAGCGGACGACCGCGTACGCCCGCCGTGACGACGGTCAGATCACGGCCATAACGTCGCCGCGAGGCGTGGCCAGCACGACTGTCGTCGGGGATTTCCAGACCCAGTACACCTACGACGCCAACGGCGATGTCGCCAGCGTCACCCTGCCGCGCGCACCGGGGCAGGTCCCCAGCCGGGCCGCGAAGATCAAGTACGGCCGCAACGCCGTCGGCGATCCCGTCGACGTCAAGGACCCGCGCGGCAACGACGAGGGCGGTGCGCCCGCTCCGCCTGAGCACTACTTCTCCAACCGGTTCTACGACACGGGCGAGCTCCGCTGGACGGACCGGCCGTCCTGGTGGACGGTGGAGCTCGGGGCGGCGATGGAGGTGCGCGAGCGCACCCCGGACGAGTGGATCCTGTTCGACGGCAGCCAGCCGGCGCTCCCGACGGGGCCGGGCGACTTCGGCAAGGTGACCGGGATGCCGCTCCCGGAGTTGCTGCCGAGGTCCGGCGGCACGGACGTCCGCTACGACGAGGAAATGCGGCTCGAGAGCGTGGTCGACGTCGCGGGCAAGGTGGTCGACCTCCAACGTGACGCGCTCGGACGCGTCAAGGCCGTCGAATACCCGTACAAGGCTGACAACGCGCAGACGCCGGCGAACGACCCGGTCCGCATCACGAACCGGCTCGGCTACGACCGCAACGGAAACCTCGTGATGACCGAGGACGGCGAGGAGCACCGGACGGTCACGCAGTTCGACCAGTTCGACCGCTGGATTCAGCGCACAGCGCCCGGCGCGGCGCCCGACGGCGGAGCGCCCACGGGCTCGGGCCCCAGCACGTTCGAGGACGAGGTGACCGAGGCCACCTGGGACGAGAACGGCAACCAGACCACGTACGAGAACGCTCGGCACAAGACCACTTCGAGGACCTACGACCCGGTCGACCGCCTCCAGAGCGCGACCGATCCCCTGGGCCACGTCACCACCTACGGCTACGACGCGGACGGCAACGAGACGTGCGTGCGGACGCCACGGGGCAACACCTCCATCTCGCGCGATTGCGCGGCCGGCGACTTCGCGACGACGTCCGCATACAACGAGTTCGACGAGCTCGCGACGGTCACCCAGCAGGCCGACTACACGGGCGAGAGCGATCAGGTCATCACCACCACCTACGCGTACGACCTGGATGGCAACCAGATCACGGTGACCGCGCCGGGGGCCCGTCGCGGACCCGACGGCGACATCCGCGCGCAGATCACCGAACGTCGCTTCGACGGCGCCGGCCGGCCGTGGATCACGATCCAGGGCACCAAGTCGACGGTCGGCGAGTCGTTCGACGATCGCAGCGTCACGATCACCGAGTACGACCTGGCCGGAAACCTCCGCCGCGTCGTCAACCCGAAGGGCGCGCCGGACCCGGACGACATCGACCTCAACAACCCGGCGGTCGCGCTCGCCCAGCTGACGACCGACAACGGGGCGGAGATCCCGCCGACCGGCAACAACCCGCCCGGCACGTCCGCGAACTACCACGCCACGATCTTCAGCGTCGACGAGGACAACCTCCTCATCCGGACGTGGCTCCCGGTCGGTGGCCGTGACAGCGATGACGGCGAGCGCTGGCGCCAGCTGTTCAAGCGTGACGAGCGCGGTCGCGTCGAGTACATCGACGCCCCGTACAAGGACTCCACCGCCAAGCGGGCCCGCACCGGCTACTTCTACTACGACAACGGCTGGATCCGGGAGTCCAGCGACGAGCACGTCGTCAACCCCGCCGACACCACGTCCGTCAAGGACGGCGCGTTCACGTACGAGTACGACAAACGCGGCAGCCAGACCAGGTGGGACGCGTCCGGCCCGCGCAGCGTCGAACGCGCCTACTACCCGAACGGCCTGCTGCTGCGGCGCGTGGCTACGGGCGACGACACGGGTCCGCGGCGGTACAGCTACGGCTACAACGCGAACCGCGACGTCGTCCGCATCCGCGACACCAACGCCCATCGCGAGACCCACACGACCTACGACGACGCCGATCGGCGCCTCGAGGTCAACCAGATCGACGATTCCGCCGGAGACGACTGGGAGGTCGACAAGGACACCAAGTACAGCTACGACGACGACGGCAACATCCTCACGCGCCGTACCGACGGCAACATCTCAGGCAGCAGCTACTCCGGTGGCAAGCTCGCCACCTTCGAGTACGACTCGCTCGGCCGCGAGCGCAAAGTCACGATCGACACCGACGGGCAGGCCGACCGCATCACCCGCACGACGTGGTGGGCGTCCGGCCGCAAGGCGAACGTGATCCGTCAGAACGGCGAGGTCTGCCAGCGCACGTACTTCGACACGCAGGGCCGGGTCACCGCTCGCGGGCGCACCACGAACGCCGACGAGCGCGGCTGCGAGCACGTCGAGACGCGCTACCGGCACTACGAGTACGACACCAACGGCAACCGCATCGACGAGTACCGCTGGAACACCGGCAACACCACCAAGGAGCACTACAACCGCCACGAGTACAACTCGCGGGACCAGCTCGTGTGGTGGAAGCGGGGTGTGGACGCCCGCCCGGTCGACGGCGAGAACCTCGAGAACTCGACCGTCAAGTACAAGCTCAACGGCGCGGGAGCCATCCTCGAGCAGCTCGACGAGCGCGAGGACGACCACACGATCGAGACCAAGTTCGACGTCACGGCGTTCCGGATGACGTCGGCGACGGTCGAGGACTCCAAGACCAACCCCGACGATCCCGAGACGCGGTACGTCAAGTACGACGCCGCCGGCAACATGGGGTGCCTCGGCACGACCGACGACAGCGCGCCGAACGACGTCAGCACGTGCCCCGGCGGCGATCGCTACAAGTACGACGGCTTCAGCCGCCTGTCGTCCACGGATACGCCGGGGACGGACAAGCAGTACCGCTACGACGGCCTCGACCGCCGTGAGCAGGAATGCTCGCTGAGCGGTTCCGCCTGCGCCGCCGGCACTCAGCTGGACTACAGCTTCGTCGGCCTGGGCGAAGAGCTGTCCTGGACGCGCGAGCCGGGCGCGAGCTCCGGCAAGGTCCAGAGCTTCGACTACGACTCCGACTTCGGCCGGATCGGGCAAGCGACCGACAGCAACACCGACCACAGCTACCACAGCTACTTCACCGACCCGGCGAACGGCACGGTGATCGGCCTCGAGGACACGACGGGCGCGATCGGCACGAACGACCGCTACGACCTCGACCCGTACGGCAAGCAGGAGAACAAGGACACGCCGAGCGCGGAGGCGGGGGAGAACCCCTTCCGCTTCCAGAGCCATTACTTCGACTCGGGCCTGCAGGCCTACGACATGCAGGCGCGCTCGTACCTGCCCAACATCGGGCGCTTCCTGACCGCGGATCGCTTCGAGGATGCGCTCGGGGACTTCGCCCTGCAGTCGGACCCGTTGACGCAGGAGCGCTACGCGTTCGGCGCCGGCAACCCGGTCAATCGCGTCGAGTTCGACGGTCACGGCCCCGGGAGCGAGGGCGGCGCACAGCCGATCATCCAGTCCAAGGACGGCACCACCCAGCGCAAGCGCGAGGGCTGGTCGGAGACGCCCGAGCAGCAAGCGGCGCGTCACGACACGTTCAACGGACAGAGCGCGGCCGACGCGTACAACAAGAACCAGGCCAACGCGGGAGCGCAAGCCGCGGGCGGCGCCGCTGCGGCAGCCCAGCCGAAGGCCACCCCGCAACCTGAGGCCAACTGCGACCACGGCATCGGCTGCCGCGGGCCGATCATCTACTCCCGTGAGCGCCAGCGCGAGCTTGCCGAGGGCCGCAAGGCCTTCATCGAAGGCGTGAAGTTCGTCGTCGGCGACAACCCGGTCGAGATCGCCAGCAACTTCGCCGGTGGGCCGCTCGGCCGCGTCGTCGGCAAAGTCGGCGGGAAGGTCGTCATGAAGTACGGCGACGACGTCTGGGATGCAGGGAGCAAGGCCTTCAGCAAGAGCGACGAGGCCGTCGACGCCAACCGGGCCCGCAAGCGGTCGGACCAGGTCTCGGACTGCGCCATGTCGTTCGGAGCCGCCACGCCGGTCCTCATGGCCGACGGCACGCTTCGGGCGATCTCGGAGGTGCAGGTCGGAGACTGGGTCACTGCTACGGACCCGGTCACGGGTCAGCAAAGCCCGCGCCAGGTGCTCGCTGTGTGGCGTCACGACGACACCCTGGTCAACCTCACGATCGGCGGCGAAGCGCTCGTGACGACGGAGGACCACCCCTTCTGGAACCAGTCCGACCTCGAGTGGCAGGACGCGGCGGATCTGGTCTCCGGGGACTCGGCGCTGACCGCCGACGGCGGAACCGTCGCCGTGGGCGGCCTCGATCCGGCGTCGCTGCGCCAGGGGCGCGCCTACAACCTCACGGTCGAAGGCGTCCACACGTACCACGTGGGAACCGCCTCGGTGCTGGTCCACAACGCCAACCAGTGCCGCGTGGTGCCCAACTTCAACGAAGGCATCTACGTCGTCACCAAGGCTGGGGGACCGAACAAGGGCAAGCAGTACGTCGGGCAGTCTGGAAACATCAGCCGGCGCATGCGCCAGCACGTCCGCGCGGGCAAGTTCACGCAGGCCGAAGCCAACGCCGCGGCACGGATCCCGGTTCCCGGCGGCAAGACCAAGCGCGAAGTCGCGGAGCAGAAGCTGATCGATACGCTTGGCGGCTTGAAGGGCGGCAACCTGTTGAACAAGGTCAATCCCGTCGGCGACAAGCGCATCGGGAGCCTGATGCCTCCGGGGTACACCCGGTGACGTTCAGCCTCGACAGCTCCTCCGCCGGTCCGTACGTCGTGGAGGATCGGGACCAGGGACCGACGTTGGTGGTCACCAGCCGCTGGAGCGCAGCGGCTGGGGCGGCCCTCGAGGACCCGGCGGTCGACGGTCTGGAGCTCAACTACGCCCGCGGATACGCGGCCGAGGACCTGAGCTTCCTATCGGATGACCTGGGCATCCGACGCCTTCAGGTGCTCGACCGCACCCTCACCGACCTGACACCGGTCGCCGAGATGCGGTCGCTCACGGAGCTGCGGGTGGACTCCG comes from Solirubrobacter pauli and encodes:
- a CDS encoding polymorphic toxin-type HINT domain-containing protein, yielding MSARATTAAPLAIGRPATTEAGDGRALPVVKSAPATSAVATGKAAPIDLRWRGGSRGGFALANPPAEVRVGATATDGATFVGTGVAFAPHGAADVRGRHVDATVFFANVQRDTDYLVAPRGGGLEAMWALRSSASPERLVLDYRLGAGSSLRTSQDPDLAAVVVRGGKTVAMTSAVVAFDADRRPVPVTTSVVGDRLVVEVDHRGRDLRYPLLVDPTTYTWASGTSSEHWAFASVGEWGSGPISTTLEIATINETATGDWAEWTYTAPGTGYVISLDGGVVSDYMLPGVSDSSVGLRRSNGVWAVPPVQTDGIYGEYDAVQVCLVSSCGEPAAGDSPTNALSYFSGTQAVFRVDQQQDNSDTLNDGWETGDATLVLDDPEVPTLSNVITGASGTGTTRTASATVTDPGLGPVRLEVLKDNVVVSTVNRSCVPEAGACTGTWSPSINYSLSGTSQGSTATFGLRAYDAAGHVSTTTSWTVNTDTEAPTLTLGGSVNNPVSGGWDLAISGNDGSGSGVKRVHISVDGVAQTPTVVSCPSSCPQFYSTSFVLDRQLYSEGLHAISVRLEDAVGNLSAPQTRNVYLIHEDGFDRAQLGLENYFAYESTPTGAGTAAHVNAANGNLVWHSTPIVNPGRGLSSVVNLTYNSLDRGGYVNSLIRDGGTAVVGQTTNQSRWLGGLAYGEVGVGFSLGISGLTRLNEPLRRISGGSLDEPQLIMLTDVDGTVHTFSRDGTTSRYNPPAGVELAFRLHSTSDPARRYAATRPDGVTFYFDTDGYQTFITDRNGNSIRFDYEKYSKVTGNVSDCNGSPSANLLCSKRVIRVVDAYGVQHGGAEVDKRSIKITYKSGPVLPIGSLTPDAVALTGSVGGRPDKIARIVDHAGRVTDFGYDGNGYLTTLTQGEVLNPGGPSNTDHVRTTTFTYAGSGVNRQLASVVDPRGHDTTFNYETAAAPGPTGVKSFGQRALGATNRRDNATTFAYGTNTFTATAPGAVDTTYLTDSVGRVQEITDELGTLTELDWSNDNYMTRYKTAANFSAQAAETEITYTRLGDPLTITDPLDRVTTLSYRFGTEAGPTNGGLDDGTQYVTDLTSMRRPARGNIALFPAPTVTFGLDNAGNVTSRTYAGLAPAETNYGSYGLVNWEEDEHDNRTSYSSHDANGDPTVVVDARQNAGESGYDGTWRYSYDPVGNLLAVTDPRGGTSATPGEPYTTSFVYDPFDRVVESWTPKCTGPLATPQNPGGCQSEQWIQRLTEYDPNGNPTQSTDGEDEQTDREFSAMDAVTVELAPAVNHYGEQDPAREKTTYDYDARENITLVTSPEGNQSEGVAGDHATAYEYDLIDRLVVEQRQERGSATSNLITSYAYDRRDNVIGVSDPLLNKSGDPKANAATSSKQRWAYAYDLADNRVDATENPDGSGGVPALRTHTTYDANDNVQTMVSPRGMTVSGPNASAALFTTSYVHDVHDDVISMTRGGQRTTAYARRDDGQITAITSPRGVASTTVVGDFQTQYTYDANGDVASVTLPRAPGQVPSRAAKIKYGRNAVGDPVDVKDPRGNDEGGAPAPPEHYFSNRFYDTGELRWTDRPSWWTVELGAAMEVRERTPDEWILFDGSQPALPTGPGDFGKVTGMPLPELLPRSGGTDVRYDEEMRLESVVDVAGKVVDLQRDALGRVKAVEYPYKADNAQTPANDPVRITNRLGYDRNGNLVMTEDGEEHRTVTQFDQFDRWIQRTAPGAAPDGGAPTGSGPSTFEDEVTEATWDENGNQTTYENARHKTTSRTYDPVDRLQSATDPLGHVTTYGYDADGNETCVRTPRGNTSISRDCAAGDFATTSAYNEFDELATVTQQADYTGESDQVITTTYAYDLDGNQITVTAPGARRGPDGDIRAQITERRFDGAGRPWITIQGTKSTVGESFDDRSVTITEYDLAGNLRRVVNPKGAPDPDDIDLNNPAVALAQLTTDNGAEIPPTGNNPPGTSANYHATIFSVDEDNLLIRTWLPVGGRDSDDGERWRQLFKRDERGRVEYIDAPYKDSTAKRARTGYFYYDNGWIRESSDEHVVNPADTTSVKDGAFTYEYDKRGSQTRWDASGPRSVERAYYPNGLLLRRVATGDDTGPRRYSYGYNANRDVVRIRDTNAHRETHTTYDDADRRLEVNQIDDSAGDDWEVDKDTKYSYDDDGNILTRRTDGNISGSSYSGGKLATFEYDSLGRERKVTIDTDGQADRITRTTWWASGRKANVIRQNGEVCQRTYFDTQGRVTARGRTTNADERGCEHVETRYRHYEYDTNGNRIDEYRWNTGNTTKEHYNRHEYNSRDQLVWWKRGVDARPVDGENLENSTVKYKLNGAGAILEQLDEREDDHTIETKFDVTAFRMTSATVEDSKTNPDDPETRYVKYDAAGNMGCLGTTDDSAPNDVSTCPGGDRYKYDGFSRLSSTDTPGTDKQYRYDGLDRREQECSLSGSACAAGTQLDYSFVGLGEELSWTREPGASSGKVQSFDYDSDFGRIGQATDSNTDHSYHSYFTDPANGTVIGLEDTTGAIGTNDRYDLDPYGKQENKDTPSAEAGENPFRFQSHYFDSGLQAYDMQARSYLPNIGRFLTADRFEDALGDFALQSDPLTQERYAFGAGNPVNRVEFDGHGPGSEGGAQPIIQSKDGTTQRKREGWSETPEQQAARHDTFNGQSAADAYNKNQANAGAQAAGGAAAAAQPKATPQPEANCDHGIGCRGPIIYSRERQRELAEGRKAFIEGVKFVVGDNPVEIASNFAGGPLGRVVGKVGGKVVMKYGDDVWDAGSKAFSKSDEAVDANRARKRSDQVSDCAMSFGAATPVLMADGTLRAISEVQVGDWVTATDPVTGQQSPRQVLAVWRHDDTLVNLTIGGEALVTTEDHPFWNQSDLEWQDAADLVSGDSALTADGGTVAVGGLDPASLRQGRAYNLTVEGVHTYHVGTASVLVHNANQCRVVPNFNEGIYVVTKAGGPNKGKQYVGQSGNISRRMRQHVRAGKFTQAEANAAARIPVPGGKTKREVAEQKLIDTLGGLKGGNLLNKVNPVGDKRIGSLMPPGYTR
- a CDS encoding CsbD family protein is translated as MGDGAADDAKGRAKEAAGALTGDDDLKREGKVDQATGTVKDKVGDASDKLKDAVNRD